TATTCGCAGAAGCCGCCCGGAGCCTTCTGGATAAATCTACGGAGGAGGCAACACGGCACGTTCCTTATAAGCAGTAGGCGGTAGTTGTTGTAGCGTCTGGCCCATGTAAAGACGCGACCCTAGGCTTTGCCGGCCTGCTACCTGCGGCTCGCGTCCCTTAGTTGAACGATGCCATTCTAGCAGCGCGGAGTAGAGACGCGAAGGGTCGCGTCCCTACTCCGCTCAATCAACCTGATAGCGTAACGCGGACCGCCGCTTACTTCCCGGCCCGGAACTCCAGTAGCGGCGTGGCGTGGGTGTCGTTGTAGAGGCGCAGGGTGCCGTTGCTGATGGCGTAGCGGGCCGTGTTGGGCAATAGTTGCAGGTAAATGGTTTCCTGGGCCTGCTCGGGGCAGGTGGCGCGGGTGCTGCTTTGGGCAGTAAACCGCAACTGTGGCGTGCCGGCGGCCAGCGTGTACAAGCCCCCGTAGGTGTTGCACGCGGCCCGTCCGCCGTTGACATTGCCCACCGACTCCAGCAGCAGCGTGGTTTCGGGGGTGCCGGCCGGCACGGGCTGGCCCTGCACCTGAGTCAGCACCCAGCGCTGGTCGAGCAGGTACACCGGGGCGGGCACGGGGGCATCGTCTTTGGCGCAGGAGCCCAGGCCCAGCAAAGCTGCAAGCAGTAGGGTGGAGCGCAGCGGGGAAAGCGGAAGCATAGCAGAAGGGCGAAAAAGTAGCAGTATAGAACAGAGGGGCTAGCGGCCAGCAAGGTTGCATCAGCTTAAAATCAGACAAGGATACCACCAAATACAGCAACTTTTTTATTTCTAATTATGCATATTCGCGCCGCATAGCCGCGCGCTACTGATGAGCTTAACTGTAGCGCTACAGCCTTAGCCGTTGATCTGCCGGGCTTCAGGCAGGTTTTGCCTTGGGTACACGCTTCTCAGGCCAGCCCTCTACTGCTTATTTCCCAGGTTTCACCGCTGACTTTTCATTGCCTGTATCTCACCTCTGGCCTCTAACTTCCCACCTCTACCTTCTAAAGTTTATTTATTTCCGTGTTCTTACTTTCTGGTACCACCAAGCGCCTCCTGAGTGGCGCGGCCCTGCTAGGCGCTCTGAGCCTGGGCGCCGCCTTCCGGTTTGCCGACACTACGCCAGTACAGCTGCTGGAGCGGCTCGATGCCTTCTACCGGCAAACGTTTCCCGAAAAAAGCTACCTCCACCTCGACCAGGGCGCCTACGCCTCCGGCGAAACTATCTGGTTTAAGGCCTACGTGGTGGAAGCCCGCTCCCACCAGCCCGACACGCTAAGCAAAGTGCTGTACGTGGATGTGGTGGCACCCGAAAGCCGGCGGGTGCTGCTGCGCCGCACGCTGGCCCTGCGCCAGGGCCAGGCCCACGGCGACCTGGCCCTGCCCGACACCCTGGCCTCGGGCGTGTACACGGTGCGGGCCTATACCAGCTGGATGCGCAACGCCGGCGAGCAAACCTTCTTCAACCGGCGCGTGCCGGTGTGGCAGGCCGTACCGCCTGCTACGGCCGGCTCTGCCACGGCCAGCACCAGCGCACCGGCTGCCGCGCCCAGCCGCGCCGGGGCCCGCCGAACCGCGGCCACTCCGCCCGATGTGCAGTTTTTTCCCGAGGGCGGTGCCTACGTGGCCGGCCTCGAAACGGTGGTGGGCGTGAAGGCCGCCGACGCCAGCGGCCTGGGCCTGGCCGTGCAGGGCGTTGTCCTTGACGACCAGAACCAGGAGGTTATCCGCTTTCAGACGCCCGCCCTGGGCATGAGCGCCTTTCCGCTGACGCCCGCGCCGGGCCGCCGCTACCGGGCCCGCGTGACCCTGCCCGAGGGTGGCGGCACCCGCGAGTATCCGCTGCCGGCCGTGCAGCCCAGCGGCTGGGTGCTCAACGTGCGCGAGGTGGGCCCCAACTTCCTGGTGCTGGTGCGGCGCCAGACTGCGCCGGGCACGGCTGCAGCGCCCGAGGCGCTACAGCTGGTGGCCCACGTGCGGGGCCTGCCCGTGTACGCCGGCCAGGGCCAGATGGAGCCGGGCCGGACGTTTTCGGCCACTATTCCGCGCAGCAAGTTTCCGGCCGGGGTGGCCCACTTCACCGTGTTTGACGGGCAGCAGGTGGCGCAGGCCGAGCGCCTGGCCTTCGTGGCTCCGCCGCCCGGCCTGCGCCTGAGCCTCCGGCCCGACAAGGCCAGCTACGGCCCGCGCCAGCTCGTGACTCTGAGCCTGGACGTGCGCGACGCGGCCGGGCAGCCCGCGGCAGCCAACCTCTCGGTGGCCGTTACCAACCAGGCCGGCCTGCCCACCGCCGGCACCGACAGTAACACCCTGCTTTCTCACCTGCTGCTGACCTCGGAGGTGAAAGGTTACGTGCAGGACCCCGGCTACTACTTCCGCGCCCCCAGCTACGAAACGGCCCGCGCCCTCGACCACCTGCTGCTCACCCAAGGCTGGAGCCGTTTTGTGTGGCGCGAGGTGCTGGCCGGCACCAACCCGGTGCTGACCTACCCGTTTCCGCTGGAGCGCCAGGGCCTGACCCTGAGCGGGCGGGTGGTGCGGGCCGGGGCTGCCACGAAGCCGTTGCCCAACAGCGCCCTGACCTTGTTTATGGCCAATGAAAAAAGCGTCATTGCCACCAACGCCAATGCCCAGG
This region of Hymenobacter sp. YIM 151500-1 genomic DNA includes:
- a CDS encoding META domain-containing protein, which translates into the protein MLPLSPLRSTLLLAALLGLGSCAKDDAPVPAPVYLLDQRWVLTQVQGQPVPAGTPETTLLLESVGNVNGGRAACNTYGGLYTLAAGTPQLRFTAQSSTRATCPEQAQETIYLQLLPNTARYAISNGTLRLYNDTHATPLLEFRAGK
- a CDS encoding TonB-dependent receptor plug domain-containing protein is translated as MFLLSGTTKRLLSGAALLGALSLGAAFRFADTTPVQLLERLDAFYRQTFPEKSYLHLDQGAYASGETIWFKAYVVEARSHQPDTLSKVLYVDVVAPESRRVLLRRTLALRQGQAHGDLALPDTLASGVYTVRAYTSWMRNAGEQTFFNRRVPVWQAVPPATAGSATASTSAPAAAPSRAGARRTAATPPDVQFFPEGGAYVAGLETVVGVKAADASGLGLAVQGVVLDDQNQEVIRFQTPALGMSAFPLTPAPGRRYRARVTLPEGGGTREYPLPAVQPSGWVLNVREVGPNFLVLVRRQTAPGTAAAPEALQLVAHVRGLPVYAGQGQMEPGRTFSATIPRSKFPAGVAHFTVFDGQQVAQAERLAFVAPPPGLRLSLRPDKASYGPRQLVTLSLDVRDAAGQPAAANLSVAVTNQAGLPTAGTDSNTLLSHLLLTSEVKGYVQDPGYYFRAPSYETARALDHLLLTQGWSRFVWREVLAGTNPVLTYPFPLERQGLTLSGRVVRAGAATKPLPNSALTLFMANEKSVIATNANAQGDFLFMGFPGKDTTQVLLQARSEKGARNALLRLNDLWPAPVALPPAPPLPAPSPEVAQYGQRSRQQQVLERRFRPDSTGTILLRNVTVKGQKPAPRPDPRALHGNSADAVLRPDAIPGSASFTNVLELLQGRVAGVQVLRQGASYQVQIRGVSSIMGSSQPLFIIDGIAVSDVDAVVAIPVMDVERVEVLKGASAAIYGSRGGNGVIAIFTKQGNPDYDYSKQPAAGVATRRLPAYYRAREFYAPRYERASSQPDPRATTLFWAPTVQVPTSGQAQLTFYTADQAGTFRVAAEGLTPTGDALGAEAVLAVTK